A window of the Kosakonia sp. BYX6 genome harbors these coding sequences:
- the ispG gene encoding flavodoxin-dependent (E)-4-hydroxy-3-methylbut-2-enyl-diphosphate synthase, protein MHNQAPIQRRKSKRIYVGNVPIGDGAPIAVQSMTNTRTTDVEATVNQIKALERVGADIVRVSVPTMDAAEAFKLIKQQVNVPLVADIHFDYRIALKVAEYGVDCLRINPGNIGNEERIRTVVDCARDNNIPIRIGVNAGSLEKDLQEKYGEPTPQALLESAMRHVDHLDRLNFDQFKVSVKASDVFLAVESYRLLAKQIDQPLHLGITEAGGARAGAVKSAIGLGLLLSEGIGDTLRISLAADPVEEIKVGFDILKSLRIRSRGINFIACPTCSRQEFDVIGTVNALEQRLEDIITPMDVSIIGCVVNGPGEALVSTLGVTGGNKKSGLYEDGVRKDRLDNGDMISQLEARIRAKASILDEARRIDVQQVEK, encoded by the coding sequence ATGCATAACCAGGCTCCGATTCAGCGTCGGAAATCAAAACGGATTTATGTTGGTAATGTGCCGATTGGCGATGGTGCTCCCATCGCCGTGCAGTCTATGACAAACACCCGCACCACGGATGTTGAAGCAACGGTCAACCAAATCAAAGCGCTTGAGCGCGTCGGCGCGGATATTGTCCGCGTTTCCGTTCCCACCATGGACGCGGCTGAAGCATTCAAACTTATCAAACAGCAAGTGAATGTTCCGCTGGTCGCGGACATCCATTTCGACTACCGCATCGCGTTGAAAGTCGCAGAATACGGCGTCGATTGCCTGCGTATCAACCCAGGCAACATCGGCAATGAAGAGCGTATTCGCACGGTTGTTGATTGCGCCCGCGATAACAACATTCCTATCCGTATCGGCGTGAATGCCGGTTCGCTGGAAAAAGATCTACAGGAAAAATACGGCGAACCGACGCCGCAGGCATTGCTCGAATCCGCAATGCGCCATGTGGATCATCTCGATCGTCTCAACTTCGATCAATTCAAAGTCAGCGTTAAAGCCTCGGATGTGTTTCTGGCCGTCGAATCCTATCGCCTGCTGGCGAAACAGATCGATCAACCGTTGCATTTGGGCATTACCGAAGCCGGTGGCGCACGCGCAGGCGCGGTGAAGTCAGCCATTGGCTTGGGGCTGCTGCTTTCAGAAGGGATTGGTGACACGCTACGTATTTCTCTTGCCGCCGATCCGGTTGAAGAGATCAAGGTTGGTTTCGATATCCTGAAATCGCTGCGTATTCGTTCGCGCGGTATCAACTTTATCGCCTGTCCTACTTGCTCCCGCCAGGAATTCGATGTTATCGGCACGGTTAACGCCCTTGAGCAGCGACTGGAAGATATCATCACGCCAATGGATGTTTCCATTATTGGTTGTGTGGTTAACGGCCCGGGCGAAGCGCTGGTCTCCACGCTTGGCGTAACAGGCGGCAACAAGAAAAGCGGCCTGTACGAAGACGGTGTGCGCAAAGACCGCCTCGATAACGGCGATATGATTAGCCAGCTTGAAGCCCGTATTCGCGCGAAAGCGTCAATTCTGGACGAAGCGCGTCGTATCGATGTGCAGCAGGTAGAAAAATAA
- the hisS gene encoding histidine--tRNA ligase yields MAKNIQAIRGMNDYLPGETAIWQRIEGTLKNVLGSYGYSEIRLPIVEQTPLFKRAIGEVTDVVEKEMYTFDDRNGDSLTLRPEGTAGCVRAGIEHGLLYNQEQRLWYVGPMFRYERPQKGRYRQFHQLGVEVFGLQGPDIDAELIMLTARWWRELGIASHVALELNSIGSLEARATYRDALVAFLEQHKDKLDEDCLRRMYTNPLRVLDTKNQDIQALLNDAPKLGDYLDEESREHFAGLCAFLDAAGIAYTVNQRLVRGLDYYNRTVFEWVTTSLGAQGTVCAGGRYDGLVEQLGGRATPAVGFAMGLERLVLLVQAVNPEFKAESVVDIYLVASGANTQSAAMLLGEQVRDALPGVRLMMNHGGGNFKKQFARADKWGARVALVLGESEIADGNVVVKDLRSGEQSTVTQESVAAHLRTLLG; encoded by the coding sequence GTGGCAAAAAATATTCAAGCCATTCGCGGCATGAACGATTATCTGCCTGGCGAAACCGCCATCTGGCAGCGCATTGAAGGCACCCTGAAAAACGTGCTCGGCAGCTACGGTTACAGTGAAATCCGTTTGCCGATTGTAGAGCAGACCCCGTTGTTCAAACGCGCGATCGGTGAAGTCACCGACGTGGTTGAAAAAGAGATGTACACCTTTGACGATCGCAACGGCGATAGCCTGACACTGCGTCCCGAAGGTACGGCGGGCTGTGTACGCGCCGGCATCGAACATGGTCTTCTGTACAATCAGGAACAACGCTTGTGGTACGTCGGGCCGATGTTCCGCTACGAGCGCCCGCAAAAAGGCCGCTACCGTCAATTTCATCAGTTGGGTGTGGAAGTGTTTGGCCTGCAAGGGCCGGATATCGACGCCGAACTGATTATGCTCACCGCCCGCTGGTGGCGCGAGCTGGGCATCGCTTCTCACGTTGCTCTCGAACTCAACTCTATCGGTTCGCTGGAAGCGCGCGCGACGTATCGCGACGCGCTGGTGGCTTTCCTTGAACAGCATAAAGACAAGCTGGACGAAGATTGTCTGCGTCGCATGTATACCAACCCGCTGCGCGTGCTGGACACGAAAAATCAGGACATTCAGGCGCTGCTCAATGATGCGCCGAAACTGGGTGATTACCTCGACGAAGAATCCCGTGAACACTTTGCTGGCTTATGCGCTTTCCTGGATGCCGCCGGTATCGCGTATACCGTTAACCAACGTCTGGTGCGCGGTCTGGATTACTACAACCGCACCGTTTTCGAATGGGTGACGACCAGCCTTGGCGCGCAGGGAACTGTCTGTGCGGGCGGCCGTTATGACGGTCTGGTTGAACAACTTGGTGGCCGCGCGACCCCGGCGGTTGGCTTCGCGATGGGCCTCGAACGACTTGTTTTGTTAGTTCAGGCAGTTAATCCGGAATTTAAAGCAGAATCCGTTGTCGATATATACCTGGTGGCGTCTGGCGCCAATACGCAGTCCGCAGCCATGTTGTTGGGCGAACAGGTGCGCGATGCGCTCCCTGGCGTACGGCTGATGATGAACCACGGCGGCGGCAATTTTAAAAAGCAATTCGCACGTGCTGATAAGTGGGGCGCTCGCGTCGCACTGGTGCTCGGCGAATCTGAAATTGCCGACGGTAATGTTGTGGTGAAGGATTTACGCTCTGGTGAGCAGAGTACGGTAACGCAGGAGAGCGTTGCGGCGCATTTGCGCACACTACTGGGCTAA
- a CDS encoding YfgM family protein, with product MEIYENENDQVDAIKRFFAENGKALAVGVVLGIGALVGWRYWTSHQADTSRASSQAYENAVSALQADKSDSFAAAEKFAADNKNTYGALASLKLAQQYVEKNELDKAAAQLQHGLAATSDENLKSMINVRLARVQVQLKQQDAALKTLDAVKGESWSAIVADLRGEALLSKGDKQGARTAWENGIKNNASPALSEMMQMKINNLSI from the coding sequence GTGGAAATTTACGAAAACGAAAACGACCAGGTAGACGCGATTAAGCGCTTCTTTGCCGAGAATGGCAAAGCACTGGCCGTTGGGGTTGTTTTAGGTATCGGTGCGCTGGTTGGCTGGCGCTACTGGACCAGCCATCAGGCGGATACGTCCAGAGCCTCTTCGCAGGCTTATGAAAACGCGGTTTCCGCGCTTCAGGCGGATAAGTCAGACTCGTTCGCGGCGGCGGAAAAATTCGCGGCTGACAACAAAAACACTTACGGTGCACTGGCTTCGCTGAAACTGGCGCAGCAGTACGTTGAGAAGAACGAGCTGGATAAAGCCGCAGCCCAGTTACAGCACGGGCTTGCTGCCACATCGGATGAAAATCTGAAGTCGATGATCAATGTCCGCCTGGCGCGCGTTCAGGTACAACTGAAGCAGCAAGACGCGGCGCTCAAAACGCTGGATGCCGTGAAAGGTGAAAGCTGGTCGGCGATCGTTGCGGATTTACGCGGCGAAGCTCTGCTGAGCAAAGGCGACAAACAAGGTGCGCGCACCGCATGGGAAAACGGCATCAAAAACAATGCTTCTCCTGCGCTGAGTGAAATGATGCAGATGAAAATTAATAATTTGTCCATCTAA
- the bamB gene encoding outer membrane protein assembly factor BamB gives MQLRKLLLPGLLSVTLLSGCSLFNSEEDVVKMSPLPTVENQFTPSTSWSTSVGNGIGDFYSNLHPAFADGVVYAADRHGVVKAVSIDDGREIWSVNLAEKDGWFSTRSAQLSGGVTVSGGHVFIGSEKAQVYALNTSDGSQAWQTKVAGEALSRPVVTDGLVLIHTSNGQLQALNESDGAVKWTVNLDMPSLSLRGESAPTSAFGAAIVGGDNGRVSAVLMQQGQLIWQQRISQANGPTEIDRLSDVDTTPVVVNNVVYALAYNGNMTALDLRSGQIMWKRELGSVSDFVVDGNRIFIIDQNDRVLALTTDGGVTLWTQSDLLHRNLTAPALYNGYIVTGDSEGYVHWINVDDGRFVAQQKVDSSGFLTEPVVADGKLLIQAKDGTLYALSR, from the coding sequence ATGCAATTGCGTAAATTACTTCTGCCAGGGCTGCTTTCCGTCACGTTATTGAGCGGTTGTTCTCTGTTCAATAGCGAAGAAGATGTTGTCAAAATGTCCCCGCTGCCGACGGTTGAAAATCAATTCACCCCTTCAACGTCGTGGAGCACTTCCGTTGGCAACGGTATCGGCGATTTCTACTCTAACCTGCATCCGGCATTTGCCGATGGCGTGGTTTACGCCGCCGATCGCCACGGCGTGGTGAAAGCGGTCAGCATTGATGACGGCCGTGAAATTTGGTCGGTGAATCTGGCTGAAAAAGATGGCTGGTTCTCGACTCGCTCTGCACAGCTTTCCGGCGGCGTGACCGTTTCCGGCGGTCATGTGTTTATCGGCAGCGAAAAAGCGCAGGTTTATGCGCTGAACACCAGCGATGGTTCTCAGGCCTGGCAGACGAAAGTCGCCGGTGAAGCGCTTTCCCGCCCGGTTGTGACCGACGGCCTGGTGCTGATCCATACCAGCAACGGCCAGTTGCAGGCGCTGAATGAATCCGATGGTGCTGTAAAATGGACCGTCAACCTGGATATGCCTTCGCTCTCTCTGCGCGGTGAATCCGCACCGACCTCCGCGTTTGGCGCGGCGATTGTCGGCGGTGATAACGGTCGCGTTAGCGCAGTGTTGATGCAACAGGGTCAGCTGATTTGGCAGCAGCGTATATCCCAGGCTAACGGCCCGACTGAAATCGACCGCCTGAGCGACGTGGATACCACGCCGGTAGTGGTCAATAATGTGGTGTACGCGCTGGCGTATAACGGCAACATGACGGCTCTGGATCTGCGCAGCGGTCAGATCATGTGGAAACGCGAATTGGGTTCAGTGAGCGATTTCGTTGTCGACGGCAACCGTATCTTCATCATCGATCAGAACGATCGCGTGCTGGCGTTAACCACCGACGGTGGCGTGACGCTGTGGACGCAAAGCGATCTGCTGCATCGTAACCTGACCGCTCCGGCGCTCTATAATGGTTACATTGTGACAGGCGATAGCGAAGGCTATGTTCACTGGATCAACGTTGACGACGGGCGCTTTGTCGCGCAGCAGAAAGTCGAC